The Longimicrobiales bacterium genome has a segment encoding these proteins:
- a CDS encoding serine/threonine-protein kinase — protein sequence MNAPDSGETLFLPDEGRRAHATGLPSDVVEQSARRLRILALLYAIVFFLSGFFPSLLSRSDRADLFSSFTVWGPGAISIAVALVVAVLSRSPPVPLRLIGYIGLGFQVASSFGIAAAEFLSPNVIDVNARWVGLSWVAPWSLLFTIVVPGPPRRTVIATLASVSAVPIVIGYVLATSPELGLGPSRFFFGLVFPYLLVAVMAYVGSRVIYALGREVTRARELGGYRLVERLGAGGMGEVWRAEHYLLARPAAIKLVRHELPDSSDTIPKRQLQERFRREAEATASLRSPHTIELYDFGLANDGTFYYVMELLDGFDLGRLVEQFGPVPPERAIHMLIQVCHSLGEAHDRGLVHRDIKPANIVACRYGREVDFVKVLDFGMVKSRGDSAHAGMQLTRAHAVWGTPAYISPEQVLGNRPLDACTDLYAVGCVAYWLVTGRLVFKGRTTMETMMQHAHAEPVPPSTRSAMEIPSALDHLILACLAKSPDDRPGSADALAEALGAIPTRTAWTSRRAREWWDRHSPPES from the coding sequence ATGAACGCTCCGGATTCCGGTGAAACGCTCTTCCTGCCGGACGAAGGTCGACGCGCGCACGCGACCGGCCTGCCGTCGGACGTCGTCGAACAGTCGGCGCGCCGACTGCGCATCCTCGCGCTGCTCTACGCGATCGTCTTCTTCCTGTCCGGGTTCTTCCCCTCGTTGCTGAGTCGCTCAGACAGAGCGGATCTGTTCTCGAGTTTCACTGTGTGGGGGCCCGGAGCGATCTCCATCGCCGTCGCCCTCGTCGTTGCCGTCCTGTCCAGAAGTCCGCCCGTACCGCTCCGTCTGATCGGTTACATCGGTCTCGGATTCCAGGTGGCCAGCAGCTTCGGCATCGCGGCCGCAGAGTTCCTGAGTCCGAATGTGATCGACGTCAACGCGCGCTGGGTCGGACTCTCATGGGTGGCCCCCTGGTCGCTTCTGTTCACAATCGTGGTTCCGGGTCCGCCGCGACGGACAGTCATCGCGACGCTGGCATCGGTCAGCGCGGTCCCGATCGTGATCGGTTACGTCCTCGCCACCAGCCCGGAACTCGGGTTGGGCCCATCACGCTTCTTCTTCGGGCTCGTCTTCCCGTATCTTCTGGTTGCTGTAATGGCGTATGTCGGCTCTCGCGTCATTTACGCACTCGGCAGGGAAGTGACGCGCGCGCGTGAACTGGGAGGCTACCGCCTCGTCGAGCGGCTCGGCGCCGGAGGCATGGGTGAAGTGTGGCGCGCCGAACACTACCTGCTGGCGCGGCCCGCAGCCATCAAGCTCGTGCGGCACGAGCTCCCCGACTCGTCCGACACCATCCCGAAGCGGCAGCTGCAGGAACGGTTCCGGCGCGAGGCCGAAGCGACGGCGTCGCTGCGCTCACCGCACACGATCGAGCTCTACGATTTCGGGCTGGCGAACGATGGTACGTTCTACTACGTGATGGAGTTGCTGGACGGCTTCGATCTGGGACGCCTCGTCGAGCAGTTCGGACCCGTGCCGCCGGAGCGGGCGATCCACATGCTGATCCAGGTGTGCCACTCGCTCGGCGAGGCACACGACCGCGGGCTGGTCCACCGCGATATCAAACCCGCCAACATCGTCGCCTGCCGCTACGGCCGTGAAGTAGACTTCGTGAAGGTGCTCGACTTCGGCATGGTAAAGTCCCGCGGCGACAGTGCGCACGCCGGGATGCAGCTCACGCGCGCTCACGCCGTCTGGGGCACGCCGGCGTACATTTCACCCGAGCAGGTGCTTGGCAACCGGCCGCTCGACGCGTGCACCGACCTCTACGCCGTTGGCTGTGTGGCGTACTGGCTGGTCACCGGCAGGCTGGTGTTCAAGGGCCGGACTACCATGGAGACAATGATGCAGCACGCACATGCGGAACCGGTACCGCCGTCGACGAGATCGGCGATGGAGATTCCCTCCGCGCTCGATCATCTGATACTGGCATGCCTCGCCAAGAGCCCCGACGACCGCCCAGGCTCGGCCGATGCGCTGGCCGAGGCGCTCGGTGCCATCCCGACACGCACCGCATGGACGTCGCGTCGCGCTCGCGAATGGTGGGACCGGCATTCCCCGCCGGAGTCGTGA